The sequence TTGCAATTGTTGGTCCTTGTTCTATTCATGACACTGAGCAGGCGCTTGAATATGCGCGTCGTTTGGTTAAATTGCGCGAAGAAGTCAAGGACACAATCAATATTGTGATGCGTGTCTATTTTGAAAAGCCGCGTACTGTGCTTGGTTGGAAGGGATTGATCTATGATCCGCATATCGATGACAGTTTTGATATGCTCACGGGTTTGCAAAAAGCTCGTAAATTATTGATTGAAATTAATACAATGGGATTGCCCTGTGCAACTGAGATGCTTGATCCAATGGTACCGCAGTACATTGCTGATTTAGTTTCATGGACTGCTATTGGCGCGCGCACTACGGAGTCACAAACTCATAGACAAATGGCATCTGGTTTATCCATGCCAGTTGGTTTCAAAAATTCTACCAATGGAGATTTTACTGTTGCAATTAACGCAGCACAGGCAGCAAGAAAAACTCAAAGTTTTTTGGGGATTAGCCAAGATGAGGGCAGGGTTTGTATTTTTCATACCAATGGTAACCCTGACACTCACCTGATTTTGCGTGGTGGTAGTGATGGTCCAAATTATTCTGCTGAGCATGTGGTGATGGCAGAAGCAGTACTTGAGAAAGCTGGTATGACCAAGTCAATTATGATTGACTGTAACCATGCTAATTCTGATAAAGATCCTTATAAGCAACCTGCAATTTTGAAAAATCTTGTTCAGCAAAAACAAGAAGGAAACAAATCTATTATTGGTTTTATGGTTGAAAGTCATATCAATGGCGGCAACCAAAGTATTACTAAAGATTTATCTGAACTTAAGCATGGTGTTTCAATTACTGATGCTTGTCTTGATTGGGAAGCTACGGAGAAGATGTTGAGAGATGCTGCTAAGAACCTATCTTGAAAACCCAATAACCGTTTATGTCTTACGGGACTTCTGTTCCGATACCTGATTAACTAGGTTTTCCATCCTCCCTGAACCTTATTGACTACAGCCGTCGGCAGGCACGCCTTCTAAAATGCAAACACAAACCACTATCTCC comes from Cyanobacteriota bacterium and encodes:
- a CDS encoding 3-deoxy-7-phosphoheptulonate synthase, giving the protein MFQKNQLFNSNINKVEALSTPLAMREALPLPDAVAEMIIKARQDVRDIMWHRDDRLLAIVGPCSIHDTEQALEYARRLVKLREEVKDTINIVMRVYFEKPRTVLGWKGLIYDPHIDDSFDMLTGLQKARKLLIEINTMGLPCATEMLDPMVPQYIADLVSWTAIGARTTESQTHRQMASGLSMPVGFKNSTNGDFTVAINAAQAARKTQSFLGISQDEGRVCIFHTNGNPDTHLILRGGSDGPNYSAEHVVMAEAVLEKAGMTKSIMIDCNHANSDKDPYKQPAILKNLVQQKQEGNKSIIGFMVESHINGGNQSITKDLSELKHGVSITDACLDWEATEKMLRDAAKNLS